From a single Vibrio toranzoniae genomic region:
- the rpsS gene encoding 30S ribosomal protein S19 has protein sequence MPRSLKKGPFIDLHLLKKVEKAVESGDKKPIKTWSRRSMIIPTMIGLTIAVHNGRQHVPVFVTEEMIGHKLGEFAPTRTYRGHAADKKAKKK, from the coding sequence ATGCCACGTTCTCTCAAGAAAGGTCCTTTTATTGACCTACACTTGCTGAAGAAGGTAGAGAAAGCGGTGGAAAGCGGAGACAAAAAGCCTATTAAGACTTGGTCCCGTCGCTCAATGATCATCCCAACAATGATTGGTTTGACCATCGCTGTCCATAATGGTCGTCAGCACGTTCCAGTTTTCGTTACCGAAGAAATGATCGGTCACAAACTGGGCGAATTTGCACCAACTCGTACTTATCGCGGTCATGCTGCAGATAAGAAAGCTAAGAAGAAATAA
- the rplB gene encoding 50S ribosomal protein L2: protein MAIVKCKPTSPGRRHVVKVVNADLHKGKPYAPLLEKNSKNGGRNNNGRITVRHIGGGHKHHYRVVDFKRTKDGIPAKVERLEYDPNRSANIALVLYADGERRYIIAPKGVNAGDQIQSGVDAAIKAGNTLPMRNIPVGSTVHCVELKPGKGAQLARSAGAYAQIIARDGAYVTIRLRSGEMRKVLSEGRATIGEVGNSEHMLRELGKAGASRWRGVRPTVRGVVMNPVDHPHGGGEGRTSGGRHPVSPWGVPTKGFKTRKNKRTDKYIVRRRTK, encoded by the coding sequence ATGGCTATTGTTAAATGTAAGCCGACTTCCCCTGGTCGTCGTCACGTCGTTAAAGTTGTTAACGCTGACCTACACAAGGGTAAGCCATACGCACCACTTCTAGAGAAAAACTCTAAGAACGGTGGTCGTAACAACAACGGTCGTATCACAGTACGTCACATCGGCGGTGGTCATAAGCACCACTACCGTGTAGTTGACTTCAAACGTACTAAAGATGGCATCCCAGCGAAAGTTGAGCGTCTAGAATACGATCCAAACCGTAGTGCTAACATCGCTCTAGTTCTGTACGCAGACGGTGAGCGTCGTTACATCATTGCACCTAAAGGTGTTAACGCAGGTGACCAGATTCAATCTGGTGTAGATGCAGCAATCAAAGCAGGTAACACTCTGCCGATGCGCAACATCCCAGTAGGTTCTACTGTACACTGTGTTGAACTTAAGCCTGGTAAAGGTGCTCAGCTAGCTCGTTCGGCTGGTGCTTATGCTCAAATCATCGCTCGCGATGGTGCATACGTAACTATTCGTCTACGTTCTGGTGAAATGCGCAAAGTTCTTTCTGAAGGTCGTGCAACGATCGGTGAAGTTGGTAACTCTGAGCATATGCTACGTGAACTTGGTAAAGCTGGTGCTTCACGCTGGCGCGGCGTACGTCCAACCGTACGTGGTGTAGTAATGAACCCGGTGGATCACCCACATGGTGGTGGTGAAGGCCGCACATCTGGTGGTCGTCACCCAGTATCTCCTTGGGGCGTTCCTACTAAGGGCTTCAAGACTCGTAAGAACAAGCGCACTGACAAGTACATCGTACGTCGTCGCACTAAATAA
- the rplW gene encoding 50S ribosomal protein L23, which produces MITEERILKVLRAPHISEKATMAAEKANTIVFKVAKDATKKEIKAAVEKLFEVEVKSVNTLVLKGKTKRQGMREGRRSDVKKAYVTLKEGQDLDFVGGAE; this is translated from the coding sequence ATGATCACTGAAGAGCGTATCTTAAAAGTTCTACGTGCTCCGCACATCTCTGAAAAAGCAACTATGGCAGCTGAGAAAGCGAACACTATCGTTTTCAAAGTAGCTAAAGATGCAACTAAGAAAGAGATCAAAGCAGCTGTAGAAAAGCTATTTGAAGTTGAAGTTAAGTCTGTAAATACTCTTGTATTAAAGGGTAAGACCAAACGTCAAGGTATGCGTGAAGGCCGTCGTTCAGACGTGAAAAAAGCCTACGTTACTTTGAAAGAAGGTCAAGATCTTGACTTCGTTGGCGGCGCGGAATAA